One Antedon mediterranea chromosome 1, ecAntMedi1.1, whole genome shotgun sequence genomic window, TTCACTTCTGAGGACGAtaaaagtatattgatcgaaacattGAGAAAcccaacagttcttttcagaactatatatatgtggtgtactgcaaactttcTGTATGTAATTTTTATAGGCCTTTTATTAAGATAATTTATTATAGGAttctaattattttatcaatggtaattaaaattaattaagaaaAGTACATTGTcagacaatttaatttttagaaatGAAAGTGGAAAAGGATCTACAGAATATCAACGTTTCCGATGATTTCAGGTCCTGAATTTGCTTCCCTAATGATTCTACGCGGCTTTTCCTTTCTTGATTGACAAGAAGAGTTGTGATAGTGACTTTTCAATTGCCATATATCTTGAAAGAAAACCTTATCAATTAGTAAGAGGAGAATTTGGCACATGCCTCTTAAGATTTTCCTATTTCATTGAGTTTGTTTTGAGCGCAAAGCAACATTTTTGATTACCCTCATCCattttgctttcttttgttttagttGATTGTGCTGGATTTTCCTTTGACTGTTCttctattttgttttcttccACATATTTCGTGGGAGCATTTTCATTGCCAAAAGCCTTTTTTACTGATGCTGTTGCACCTTCTTCTTGTATCATACTATTCTTGTTATCAGAAGCATTTTCTGTTGATGCTgctgttgtattttgtttttctttcactTGTTTCACCACTTCTCTGGCAACTGCTTCCTCATACATTTCAGAAGCTTCAGCATAAAAGAAGTGTAATTTgcttttgtatattattgtcaTGCTTGTATATATACACAGtattattttaagaatgttaCTATCTTTTTTAAATAGGATAAGAATGGAAAAGTCTGGGACAAGGTCTTTGCACTCAAACGCAGGATTGGCTAGCATGAATAGCTaaagcaaaaacaaaaacaaccaaTCCTGTGCCTCTCTCTCTTTGGTGCTAATTTGGTTACCAATTTTGTATTTTGCATTCTTTTTTATTCTCATGTTACTTACAAGTTTCTGGTGATTGTTCTTTCAAAATTGTTTCATTATCACCTTGAGTGTACACTGTTCTTGTTTCTGCTATACCATCAGTTACTTCATGGTTTGGATTAAAACTAcagaaaaaattaataaactaaataatggccatacagtattttttgttttattgttttattatcattgTCTGCCTATATTTTAACGATTAAATGTAGTGCCCCAATGCAACCAATTGGTTGCAATGGCATTTATGTCATTAGTAAATTCCCTTAAATCcgtaataataaaaatggctAAACTGAGaggaaattatgtttttaaatatgcatTTAAAAATGCATATTGAATCTAAAATTTACACAGATATATACCCCGGGATTGAAGATAGAGTTTCAACTCAAAACAATCTCATTATACTTTTCATCTCATTTTCTGTAGATTGTTTTAAACAacattcaaatcaaataaaaaataacatttatttccaaaatagTGGCATCACCAATAAAGCAAATGCTTGTGTCAGGGCTGCCAATACAAAAcagacaaaaacaaacaaaatatataaatcacatttaaataaataaatgtcaaggTTTTCTTACCGTTTCCTTAGTAAAGAGTTAATAGTAGAAGTTTTTCCTACTCCCTCTAGACCTACAAAAATAACTCTGCCCTGTTTAACTTCAGTTTTTCCTTCTTTCAGAGCTTCATTAAATGCATTAACTGCTTCTGGTCCTCGAGCCCATATCTCCACAGGTAAGTctatatacaaattaattagtataaaaatgaatattttatttcgtTGAAGGGAGAGAATAATTTCATATAATGACCGATTGACAGATTCAttaaattcaaagaaaattaGGACAGTCAGGCTTTTCTCCTCATTTAATGAATGAatacttaataattaattatttgttttattttattgttataaagTAAATTGTTACAGTATATGAACTTTAATTTtgtgatcatcatcatcaacttcaACTTCATCTAGGCCAATATAAAAGGAtactacagctcactatgtcggtcggttggtcggttggttgTAGGTCGATCGATAAACAATAACTTGAGCAtgtgactgcagccatctatatggccttgttatattTAACAACACATTTAGGATTGGACATTTAGTGTTTttacaatgaaaataatattctccattgaacaaattaaaacaacaaacaaattataactcaGATTTTGGCTGCACTGAATAAATTATACATGTCTACATGCtctatatgtttgtttttggtGGTGCAAAATATGGCAAAAATATATATGTGTAATAAATGCATTGTGTTcactgtattgtattgtaatataatgttgggttgttgaggtactaatgaaggactctgactcgcttgactgtcgtaacacatatattatttattcagtataatacttcagtacaatatacaactataagtatagataaggaacggacgtCAATGATTGATGCTGtcagtgaggtgtgaagtgtgtaggtctgctgtgaggtgtgtgctccgtgaggtggctgtaaggtgtgtgttCCGTGGCGTGGTTGTAAGATGTGTGTTCCGTGGCGTGGTTGTAAgatgtgtctgggcccttctgaaacttgggagtatattggctcagttcatttgcatatgtcactacgtaatattagagggtaacgattggtcctaagttggtccaggggtgtttaagtgggagtgattaacggtataataaggtatttctgtgatggatgacactgtcaaatctgtacttaaatagtgtcgatcactcgatgggaaagtcacaaaattaagctaagtgttttctttagggactctattataaactaaatggtcattaaaacatctggacaaactctccttcggactttctgggtcaagtttgtgaacctatttaaattccgatacaaaggtcaatttcttaaatataacagtatatcattatatcacatccctctgtttccctttttttttttctaatctatttaacatataaaaatggttataatagtggcatgcaaaattaaagttatataaaagaaaaaaaacattatacatatatgcaaaaattgagttagccaaaaccattgactctgaagtgtaaccttatcactttcactctctctcttctctctcttaaaaaaatgaaattaaaaatgaatttagtaTAAAAATTCcggaatttatataaaatttgaaacaaaaaatgtatataaaaaaaacaaaagtgttCTTCAAGATCGACATAATTGTGGGTCCGTTGCTTTGGAGGCATGCTACACTCGGATTACCGAAATATAAACATCACAACGGTTGGGTTTCCCTAAAAAACATCGGTCAAGAAGTCGACTCtcgttaattattttaaatagaaaaaaatttataaagGATAAATTGAAATCAATCGGTGGGTTTATATAATAATCGATAAAAACGGAATGCACTCCACGGTATGTCCAACATGTAGGTAGTGGTGTAAgggatctcattcaaatataccaTACCGCAATTCAAGCATTGGTATTTCTTGTTGAGGGATATTTGTTGGCAATTTTTGTGAAAAAATGTTCCGCAGCATTTGTTGATTGTACAGTCAGTATGAAAGTTTTTAATTTCGGGGTTACATTGACAAATTTGGCAGGGGGTATCTTGGTATTTATTTTCCAGGTACTGCATGTTACGAATGTGCGAATAtagttttttcttatatttagtTACAACATATCCAAATGGTGAGTGTTCGCTAGGTTTTAATTCGTCTTGGGGTATGATGCCTGTTTGTTGTCGGACTCTTGAAAAAAATGCTGTGCATTGTGGGGCTTTGATGTCTTTTGTAATTGCTAAGAGCAGGAGGGTCATAGAATAAATATGTTGTCTGTGAAATTCATGTGTGTTTGGTATACAAGTGGCGATGCCGTCTAGATTAATGGAAAGGTCGATTGTGGAAAAGTCAAGTAGGGCTGGTTCACTCTTATGCTTCCAAATGTAGTCTATAATGGGGGAGGACATTTTGTCGAAACAACATAAATAACTGTCAATGTGTAAAAGGGTATTTAATTTGAGGTTAGTCAGTTGGTCTACTGGACGGATGTCGCAAAGGAATAATAAAACTCTTTTCAAGGAATCTAAAGTAAATGGCATCATTTTGGTAATATGGAGAATTACGTTTTGTTCGCTTTGGTAAAGGATTATCTTCTTTATAAGGGCACATTCTGTGGACAGGGGCGTCATTTGAATTTTGTGTTTTAAGCATAACTGTGTAACGTCAAGCTTTTCGGATTCCATTTTAGGGGGAAATTTGGAATTGActaaaattaagataaataaaattaaaatgtatttaaaataaacaatattaaactaaataaaCGATATAAAACTCAAACAATAAAATTTCAAGTTCAACTATTATAACAATCTCACAAAAGTAAATTAACTTATAATTCgacagtaaatactgtatatttgataCGCTCGTGCGACTTATTTATAGTCTGCCCATCCGgttgtttatatatatagcTCGTAATTGACTCTACTCCGCCcgggtcttccaccatgtaatataatgttgggttgttgaggtactaatgaaggactctgactcgcttgactgtcgtaacacatatattatttattcagtataatacttcagtacaatatacaactataagtatagataaggaacggacgtCAATGATTGATGCTGtcagtgaggtgtgaagtgtgtaggtctgctgtgaggtgtgtgctccgtgaggtggctgtaaggtgtgtgttCCGTGGCGTGGTTGTAAGATGTGTGTTCCGTGGCGTGGTTGTAAgatgtgtctgggcccttctgaaacttgggagtatattggctcagttcatttgcatatgtcactacgtaatattagagggtaacgattggtcctaagttggtccaggggtgtttaagtgggagtgattaacggtataataaggtatttctgtgatggatgacactgtcaaatctgtacttaaatagtgtcgatcactcgatgggaaagtcacaaaattaagctaagtgttttctttagggactctattataaactaaatggtcattaaaacatctggacaaactctccttcggactttctgggtcaagtttgtgaacctatttaaattccgatacaaaggtcaatttcttaaatataacagTATATCATTATATCACAGTATTATTCTTTCCTTTTTGGTAATGaatgtaaacaattaaattggTCAAAAacttaacaaaataaaaatgctttacataatttcattttagctgtcaaatAGAAGAAAGCATGCTCCAAGTACAACACTCATAGATCCACCACAGAGGGacacatttctttaaaatattgaaattctTTCAAATATTGGATTGTATATAAGGACAGTGACTACTTGTTTTGGTCTCTATGaccaaatgttttttttttatttgtttagtctATGTGCATATGTTAATGTGTGATTTTGgtcaaaataaatgttgactTGAAATGAAATACATCCCTTGCTCATGCCACTGCTCCTCGGAACTGTgcttttcaatataataatatttttattacaatacattGCCTGTTAGATTTAAATTTAGTATGTCAAGTATCAACagtctgaaaataataaatataacataaataatcACAATAACTTACTATCAATATTGCTTTGCCCTGGTAATTGTAATCCTCCTCCATCGTGGAAAAACGATATGTTTCTAATTGAACACTTTTCGGAAACATGGCGGATGCTGTCAGCTGATAGATTGCAATCCATCGTAAGCGTCCTCAGCTTAGGAGACATATTGAGTAATGAACTCAGTGAAGTAACATCAAGGTTGTGAAGGTTACTACCAGAGATATCGAGATGATATAATTGTAATTGAACTTGTTTGAGGGAACATTCTGAGACAAAGTCATAAAATACATCACGTGATAGATTATGAATCCAAACACCGTCACATCTATCTTGAATGCCTAAAATGTGTGCAATAACTCTTCCCTTTCGCTCAAATGCCATCTTACTACAAAAGTAACTGATACCAAAATCATCATATTGCATACAATACAATTGCATAATTAGACGTATGAAATGCCCGTCACATTGTACACCTGGACTAATGTAATCAATGAACATTCTTATGGAGGTAGATATATCATccaaatgattatttatttctaaatctTTACTTGTCATGTaatttattaattcattcataACAGCAtctttatgttgttttttaacAACGTTTAAATAACTTGGCAGATAGCAATATGTTGACAAACGATTTGTAACCCAGTGCTTCAGGAAACCACCAGCTTTATCACCAAGGAAACCAATTGCAAATTCTCTTGCTCTGTGTAAATGATCACTCTCTCGTATCACCTCCCACTCATCATCATCCAATGGTGTTAGTAATCGTCTTACATCTTCTGTATTCTCCTTACCTTCACTTTCACATAATTTGCACAAGTAAAATCCCACCAATGACTCTACTATCAACTTGTGAGGAGGcatgaaaatattttcaaagttagATTTTGAAATTGGTGCTTCTTCATAAACAAATCCGAGTTTCACGGACATATCAACCAAATCTTTTTTCGTATGTTTATCATTCAAATCTCTCATGTTTATTGAAAGTTGATTCACTTTCAAGCGATCATACATACATTTTCCTAGCAATATCATAGCATTTACATACTTTGCTGGTGGGTTTTCAAATTTAGAAAGCTTTGCGAATTGTTCATGTTTGTTGAACTGATTTAAAATGTTacgaaatatttctttaaaaagttCAGCTTTATCTGTAGGAAGGTTTTGGCTGTCTTGCCATAGCAAACAGATTGAACAAAGCAGCATTGGATTTTTGCACATTGAATATACGTCTTCATGTTTACGTTCTCGCCTATACCTATGCTGAGTATCGCCTATGAAAATATCCAATTCCTTTTTTAAGGATTTTCCCAATTGTGGTTCTTCAAAATATTCGAAGTGTTTGTCAATATACTTTCCTATGCTCTCGTTGTTAAATCCCTTAACTCTTACATGTACGTTACTCTCTTTTACAAATTCATCTATGTTTTCTGATCGTGAAGTAAGTATCACGGTACTTTCTTCTAGGTTTTTCTTTTTGAACAGACTAATTACGCTTGGATTATTAAATCTCAATTCGTCTAACCCATCTAGTAGCAACACCACTTTATCATCATGGGTTATTAGAAAATCTTGAATTAACCGTGGGTCCTCTGGGAGATCTGTATCTAAATTAAAATCTTCCATATCAATTTGCTTTACAATTTGATCGAAAATGTTGTCATCCTTTTCTAAATCCCTTACActtaaaagaaatacaattttaccttcaaataatttaattgattgagTAGCCGTAGCCCAGGTGTATGATAAATGCCTTAATATGGTAGTTTTACCTATCCCACCCTCTCCATCTATAAGAGCTCTACATCCAGGTGTGGAGCTGATTACATC contains:
- the LOC140051110 gene encoding NLR family CARD domain-containing protein 4-like, with the translated sequence MNKEVKSETEKIEEYLLQRQKRLCSQASRFTPAIMRERYNVDISQMFTDMELRKEAKKNKGSKPTTLTEVVDVISSTPGCRALIDGEGGIGKTTILRHLSYTWATATQSIKLFEGKIVFLLSVRDLEKDDNIFDQIVKQIDMEDFNLDTDLPEDPRLIQDFLITHDDKVVLLLDGLDELRFNNPSVISLFKKKNLEESTVILTSRSENIDEFVKESNVHVRVKGFNNESIGKYIDKHFEYFEEPQLGKSLKKELDIFIGDTQHRYRRERKHEDVYSMCKNPMLLCSICLLWQDSQNLPTDKAELFKEIFRNILNQFNKHEQFAKLSKFENPPAKYVNAMILLGKCMYDRLKVNQLSINMRDLNDKHTKKDLVDMSVKLGFVYEEAPISKSNFENIFMPPHKLIVESLVGFYLCKLCESEGKENTEDVRRLLTPLDDDEWEVIRESDHLHRAREFAIGFLGDKAGGFLKHWVTNLQVYNVTGISYV